A single genomic interval of Candidatus Nomurabacteria bacterium harbors:
- a CDS encoding calcium/sodium antiporter: MEPLLPIALFILSMAALVKAADIFIGSSEQIGRHLGIPSFVLGVTVVSFGTSLPEISSAIYASISGNSQVVFGSAVGSNLTNILLILGLAAIVAKNLSVKYDLLHVDLPIFIGATFLVVLSAQDGSISKYESLLMIFGLVVYILYAIHVRSSSTSAHQRLEIEAKHRSRKEQLGAMTFVKIALGIVLLVLASKYVVDSIVDISTMLGVPSDMIAITAFSLGTSLPELMIILTSLKKGLREVVVGNIMGSSIFNLFGAIGIPALLGDVTVSHETYYLIAPILVATGLLYFFITQERQITQWEGLLLLIFYLFFLGQVITSAVAI, translated from the coding sequence ATGGAACCATTACTGCCTATAGCACTTTTCATATTAAGCATGGCTGCACTTGTAAAAGCGGCGGATATTTTTATTGGATCATCAGAGCAGATAGGTCGTCATTTAGGGATCCCGAGTTTTGTATTGGGTGTGACTGTAGTGTCTTTTGGCACTTCACTTCCTGAGATCTCATCAGCCATCTACGCCTCGATAAGTGGTAATTCGCAGGTGGTTTTCGGTAGTGCGGTAGGTAGCAATCTTACTAATATACTCTTGATACTCGGTTTAGCCGCGATCGTAGCAAAGAACCTTTCGGTAAAATACGATCTCCTTCATGTCGACCTTCCGATCTTCATAGGTGCAACATTTCTTGTAGTTCTCAGTGCACAGGATGGATCGATCTCAAAGTATGAGTCTTTGCTAATGATATTTGGACTTGTTGTGTACATTCTCTACGCTATCCATGTGAGATCCAGCAGCACTTCTGCTCATCAAAGGCTTGAGATAGAAGCAAAACATCGATCACGTAAGGAACAGCTTGGGGCGATGACCTTTGTGAAGATAGCACTAGGTATAGTTTTACTAGTTCTAGCATCGAAGTATGTTGTTGATTCAATAGTTGATATTTCGACTATGTTAGGAGTACCTTCAGATATGATAGCTATAACAGCATTTTCATTGGGAACATCTCTCCCAGAGCTTATGATAATCCTTACTTCACTGAAGAAAGGATTAAGAGAGGTTGTGGTGGGAAATATCATGGGATCTAGTATCTTCAATCTTTTTGGAGCTATAGGGATACCGGCACTTCTTGGAGATGTTACCGTCTCGCATGAGACATATTATTTGATAGCACCGATACTTGTTGCGACGGGGCTTTTGTATTTTTTTATCACACAAGAGCGACAGATAACACAATGGGAAGGTTTGCTTCTTCTAATTTTTTACCTGTTCTTTCTTGGGCAGGTTATTACTTCTGCTGTAGCAATATAA